The DNA region CCGCGACAAATGAAATAATGATTGTCTTCACTGTTTTTACGTTCATCCGAGTCCCATCCTTTCGTTCAATCCATTCCGCCTCTACCTATGATATCCGAGGCGGGTCTTAACCGAAACATTCTTTTCAGTAGCTTGTTTCTCCTGTTCATCCTCTATTTAACCCCATTTTGCTTAAAAACAGCTTAAAAAACAGTGACAAAATATAAAAAATAACCCGAAAGCCCTACTAGCTTGTCATCTTTCAACCGTTGCCGACATATCTTTAAACAAACAAGCCTCGGATCTTTGCCAAGCATAAGGAGGAAAGCGACTTTGCGGAAGTACATTGTATATTTATGCCTGACAATCGGGCTTTTATCTTTGATGGTATTCATAAAAATATGGGTCATTCCCTTTCTTTTATGGAACTTATTTCCTCAAAACGATCTGATATCAAAAATTTATGAAGTGATGATTATCTTGTTTGGCGGGTGCGCTTTTTTGCTGTTTACGTTGCAAGGATACCTTGGTAAACGCGTTTTTCAGTTTCATTGGTCGACCCATTTTCTACTTCATTCTATCGTGCAACTCCCGTTCGCCCTGCACGTCTTGTTCGAAGGGTTGCGCAAGAGTCGGCTAATGTTGGATTGGGGGCATGTGTTTACGGAAGGGTGGTACGGACTTTTGGCTGAACCGACCCGCTTGATTTTGATGGCTTATCATGGGACGGATGTATTTGCGATTGCTGCCAGTTTCCTATTTTTAGCGCTTGGCAGAAAAATTGAAATAGCCGATGAACAACAACTTTGGGATCAGGCTCGAAAACGAATGAAGGTGGGACGAGTATGAGGACGATTATTCAAGGTGGAACGCTCGTATACGGCGGTGGTTTAAAGCAAGAGGACATGTTGATTGTGGATGGAAAAATTGAAGCGATCAAGCAGCGAATTCGACTAAGCGGAGCGGAACGGATCATCGATGCGAGATCATATTATGCGCTGCCAGGGTTTATTTCGAGTCAACACCAAGCAGGGGCGGATCCGCATGATGGGCACGGGGTGACGGCTTATGTTCGTTCATTAGAAAGCGCTGAGCGCGCCCCTGTCGCTTTATTCCCGTATGATTACGTGTTTCAAGCGACGTTAACGGAGCCGTTGAGTATTCCTTTACTTGAGGAATTGCAACGCAAACAAGTAAAGGTAGTCACGTTGCCGTCGACAATGGTCAATGCCATCGATTGGCAACGGTGGAAATGCCGTTTGCGACGATATGGCATGGTGCTTGAAGTAGACAAAGCGGATGATCCGTTGCCGCAATTGAGCGAAGTGCCGCTGATCGTTCCTTTTTCAGGACATCGGCGTCCGCCGCGTTCGCGGGATGTGTACAAAGTGAGCGGGGGACCACAGCTGACCGCCTGGGAAAAAATCGTTAGCAAACGGGATCCGCTCGTATTCGGAGGGTACTGGCTCGATACGCAAGAATATCGCTTGCCGCGGTTGATAAGTGAATGTGAAGCGCGTTCTTTTTTAATTCGACTCGTGAAGACAAGGGCGAGCATCCCCGCTAAATTATTCGGTATTTATCCGCAAAAAGGATCGTTGCGGGTCGGAGCCGACGCTGATTTTTTACTCGTTGCCAAGCGCCATTTAGTAAGTGGACAGGGAACGCTTTTTAAACCGGATCAAACATGGATTAGCGGCAAGCCTGTCGCCGAACAAGGCCTTCAACCGCGGGCAGGGCGACTATTAACGCGCCATCGCACATATGCATTTAGTTATTAACGAGTCACCGATTGAATCGACTATCTTCCTAATCTTTGGGAAGATATATTTTTTTGGAATTTTGCAGGAATCCGACAAACTTTGACGAATATCGTTACATAGTGAGAAAATAAACGCGTAATGGCGCAACCTTTTTCCAAACGGCGACGTCTATAGGGGCAAAAGGGCGATCTGTATTCGTCCGTTAGTTTATCGAGGAGGTAGGGAAACAGAGATGTTATCAGATTCCCAGTTGATCAGAGAAATTAAAGATGGTCGTGTCGAATATTACGAGCAAATCATCAAGCGGTATGAAAGGCGAATTATGGCGTTCATCATACATATGTTAAATACAACCCATCTGGATCACCTCGCCGAGGACTTGTGTCAGGAAACATTTTATAAAGCCTATCGGAGTTTACAAACGTTTCGCGATGAGGAAGCTTCTTTTTCGACTTGGCTGTATACGATTGCTCGGAATACGGTTTTAAGCGAGTTGCGTAAGAGCCGTAATTCTGAAGTGTATATTGAGGATAGTAAATTAGATCCGATCACTACCTATGAACAGTTGCCCGAGCATGAGTTGTTACGCACAGAACGGGAAAAGTTGGTGCGGCTAGCGATTGGCAATTTGCCGGATAAACAACGCCAGGCGATCATTTTACGCGAATATGAAGATCGTGATTATAAAGAAATTGCGAATCGGTTAGATTCAACGGTAAGTTCGGTGAAATCTTTGTTGTTTCGAGCTCGAACAAGTATAAAAAATCAATTAGAAGCCTACGTTGTTGAAGAAGGCAGCGCGGAGGGGTTGACGAAAACATGAGATGCTCAGATGCTGTTCATTTGATGGCGGGGTATGTCGAACAAACGTTACCCGAACATTCGATGAGAGCGATGAAGCATCATTTACGGATTTGTGAAAACTGTCGAATGGAATCTGTGATCTGGAAAGAAAGCAGTGTTCTATTCAACATGGGATTTGCAGACGAGTCGCGACCTGCAAAGGTGGATGGGCTGGAATCGAGTGTGACGGCGGAGGGTGTTATGGCCCGTTTGGCCAAAGAAGAGAGATGGTCTTTTCCGATTACGCGTCGCGTTTTTCGACTGCCGCCATCCATGAAAAGATGGGTAACGACATTATCTATATTATTTATGTTGGTCTTTGGCTTGCTCATGTACGCGACGCTAGAGGCGGATCGCGGTATCGTCGTGGATGGGGATTGGCAGCAGCTAACCGCATCCAACGTCGTGTTGTCGATCGACCAATTATCGGCAAGCTCCAAACAGCCTGAGCCAGCCGCAAAAAAAGATATTCGGTATCATATGATCGCCGGGGTTGGCGATCCACTGCAGTTTAACCGTTACCGGGAAGCGACCGCGCCGAACGTCGGGTTAGTCGGTGGTTTCTTAGGGATTATGATTACCGTCGTGTCGATGAGCTGGTTGTCGCGGACGGGATAGCTACGTTTATTTTTAGAAGCCGTACTGGAATCAGGACGGCTTTTTTGTGACTGAATAACAACCACCATTTTATGAGCAGACAACGAAAAAAGAGGATAAGGGGCGTTGAGTTTGAACGGAACAATTTACGAACAAATTGAGCGGGCGATTGAACAAATTCAAACGGGAGAAGTAGAGGAGGGGCTGGGGCAATTACGGGGGATGCTCGCTTACGCGCGACAAGATCCTGAGGTCGCTTTTCAACTCGCGGATATTTTTTATGAACTGGGTCACCTCGACACCGCTTTAACTTTGCTACTTGAGCTAGAACCTTTTTTCCATGACGTATCAACAGACATGCAAATCGAAATTCGGGCGTTGCGAGCGGAAATGCTGATTGACGTCGGGCAGTTGGACCAAGCGATGGGCGAACTGTTGCAATGTTTGGAGCTTGAGCCCGATCATATTGGCGTATCCGTGTTGCTGGCGGATCTTTATTTGATGCAAAATTTGCCTGAAGTGGCCTGCCGTTACTTGGAGCGCATTTTGGAAACGCATGAAGATGAACCCGATGTCGCGTTCATTCTGAGTGAACTTTATGTTGATTTAGGTGAGTGGGAAAAAGCGCTCGATTTGTTTGAACAACTGAAGGGCACGGAATACGAACAAAGAGTCGCGATTAGCAAAGGGAATCTGTTTAGCCAGATGGGACGCTTTGAGGAAGCGTATACGTTGTTTCAAGCTGTCCGCGCGGCGGACCCTGTGTCAGAGGAAGCATTGTTAGGGTGCGCTGTGACCGCGTTGCAACTTGATCAAGGGCAAGTCGCTATCGAGCTGTGCGATCAATTGTTAGCGTTGGACGAAGACCACCTTGGCGCCTATCAAGTAAAAGGGGAAGCCTTGCAAAAAGAAGACCGTCTCGATGCGGCCAGAACTGTTTTTGAACAAGCGTTGAGCCGCAATGAGCATGAAGACACGATTTATTTGAAATTAGTTGAACTTCATTTTTTGATGGATGACCTGGAGCAAGCTAAAAATTATTTAAAACACCTCTTCGCGTTGGACGAGCAACATGAGCAAGGAAAAGAATGGCAGGCTCGTTTGTACGATTCGCGACTCAACTAGACACCTGCGGATAAATTGCCGTTCCTAGTCGATCCGCCTATACCTGCAGACGGGATGAATCATAAGTTAAACTATCACCGTTGGAAAGGGGCAGGTATGATGGGCTATAAGCGTCGAAGAAGATGCGGATTGTGCAGAAGACCTCGAAGGAGATGCGGGTGCACGAAAAAACCAATGTGTACCACGCACAAACATTATAAGCACTACTACCACCATCATCACATTACAAAGCATCATTCACATTGTGAGGAAAGCAGTTCCCATTGCTCTAGCTATGGTGGCCACTGGGGCCCTTCCCATGGCAAGCAGTATTATTAATAGGTAAAAGAGCGCTGTCTGCGGTTGAGCGGGCAGCGCTCTTTTTGCGTTGGCGGGCTGGGTGAAAAGGGAGAAGAGCCGCTATGACGACGCGTTTGCGCTCAAAATTGAGTAGAGCTGGTCTTCATCGCCAGTGTGACGACGCGTTTGCGCTCAAAATTGAGTAGAGCTGGTCTTCATCGCCAGTATGACGACGCGTTTGCGCTCAAAATTGAGTAGAGCTGGTCTTCATCGCCAGTATGACGACGCGTTTGCGCTCAAAATTGAGTAGAGTCTGTCTTCATCGGTTTTTCTCCTGCAAATTCGCTATCTTAGAACGGCACTGCCCATTTCATATTCGCGCAAGTTGGTAAACATTGGGTATAACAGCGGGCGGGTACGGTCAATAATGAAAATAAGATGAAGGAGGGATGCACGTTGCGCCTCGCAGAAATGTTGAGCTACGCTGACATTGATCAGCTGCATGAGTTGGCCCGCGCATATGCTTGCGATTGCAACATCAATTCGAAAAACGAACTGATTCAATCGTTACTTGCCTCCATCAAAAGACAGAGCAGCATTGAACAACAGCTTGACGGGTTGAATCAGGCAGAATTCAACTTTTTAATGCACATCGTATTGGATGGCAGACAACAATTTTCGCTTGAAGATTTGCGGGTGAAGGCGAAATTTTCATATCCGCAAGAATTGGATCGAGCAACATACCGTAAGCTCGTTTCAGTGGCATTAAAAAAAGGATGGGTTTTCAGAGGGGTCACTCGCCAGGCGAGTTCATCTTTTGAAGTTCCCGCGGATATGCGAAAAATTTGGGCGGATGAGATTTTACGCCGCGAATTGGGCGAGCAACCAGCGTATCCGCAACCTTATGCGTATCGGGATGAAGGGTTTGCAATGATCGAAGATATGCGTTTGTTTTTACGCTATGTGTTGGATCATGAACCGACCTTGACGGTCGAAGGCGTCATTTATCGCAGAAACCAACAGCAGTTATTTGAATTGCTTGCCGCGCAAGAAGAGCCGATTGAAAAAGGCGGCTGGCGTTTTGGGTACGGTCGTCATTTTCGAGAATACCCGGATCGATTTTCTCTCATCTATGATTTTTGTTACTACAGAGGATATATTCGCGAAGAGCCGGGGCATTGTTTGTATGTGACAAATGAAGCGCAGGAAGCGAATGAGCTGCCAGCTGAGTGGTTGGCAATGGAATTGTACAAATTCTGGTTGCGATTGTACAAACGTCCGGTGGTCGGTCTGCCGATGTTGACAAGACTGATTGGCCGCGCGGCTCAGCAGTGGGTTTCGGAAGAGATACTCCTTCAGATGATTACACCTCGCGTTCGCGCTTTTTATTATGATCAACCTGACAGCATTGCAAGGCAGCGTATTTTAAAAATGATGGTTCATCTCGGACTATTGCGCAAAGGGTTGGCTGAACCGGGGGGGGCCCCGCTTCTTTATCAGACAACGACGCTCGGACAAAAGTTATTAGAGTCAGTAGAAGGATCTGCAATGAAAGATATCATCCTAGATCCCGAAAATTAGCGTTTGAAAACAGACGATTTCAATCATTGGTATTTTCAATAAATGTAAAACCGTAAGGAGGTTCATTCGATGGGTGAAGCGATTACCATTTCAGCAAAAAGGGAATTTATACGTTGGTTTTTAAATAACTATCAATTTAAGAAAAATGAAGGATCGTGGCTGTTTAATTATTTTCTTACGGATGACCGTCTGCTTGAAAAAGTTCACTTTACCGATGACTTGTATAATCGGGAGAAGACAATGATTATTTCCACGGTTT from Ammoniphilus oxalaticus includes:
- a CDS encoding zf-HC2 domain-containing protein, with the translated sequence MRCSDAVHLMAGYVEQTLPEHSMRAMKHHLRICENCRMESVIWKESSVLFNMGFADESRPAKVDGLESSVTAEGVMARLAKEERWSFPITRRVFRLPPSMKRWVTTLSILFMLVFGLLMYATLEADRGIVVDGDWQQLTASNVVLSIDQLSASSKQPEPAAKKDIRYHMIAGVGDPLQFNRYREATAPNVGLVGGFLGIMITVVSMSWLSRTG
- a CDS encoding amidohydrolase family protein, giving the protein MRTIIQGGTLVYGGGLKQEDMLIVDGKIEAIKQRIRLSGAERIIDARSYYALPGFISSQHQAGADPHDGHGVTAYVRSLESAERAPVALFPYDYVFQATLTEPLSIPLLEELQRKQVKVVTLPSTMVNAIDWQRWKCRLRRYGMVLEVDKADDPLPQLSEVPLIVPFSGHRRPPRSRDVYKVSGGPQLTAWEKIVSKRDPLVFGGYWLDTQEYRLPRLISECEARSFLIRLVKTRASIPAKLFGIYPQKGSLRVGADADFLLVAKRHLVSGQGTLFKPDQTWISGKPVAEQGLQPRAGRLLTRHRTYAFSY
- a CDS encoding RNA polymerase sigma factor, producing the protein MLSDSQLIREIKDGRVEYYEQIIKRYERRIMAFIIHMLNTTHLDHLAEDLCQETFYKAYRSLQTFRDEEASFSTWLYTIARNTVLSELRKSRNSEVYIEDSKLDPITTYEQLPEHELLRTEREKLVRLAIGNLPDKQRQAIILREYEDRDYKEIANRLDSTVSSVKSLLFRARTSIKNQLEAYVVEEGSAEGLTKT
- a CDS encoding tetratricopeptide repeat protein; this encodes MNGTIYEQIERAIEQIQTGEVEEGLGQLRGMLAYARQDPEVAFQLADIFYELGHLDTALTLLLELEPFFHDVSTDMQIEIRALRAEMLIDVGQLDQAMGELLQCLELEPDHIGVSVLLADLYLMQNLPEVACRYLERILETHEDEPDVAFILSELYVDLGEWEKALDLFEQLKGTEYEQRVAISKGNLFSQMGRFEEAYTLFQAVRAADPVSEEALLGCAVTALQLDQGQVAIELCDQLLALDEDHLGAYQVKGEALQKEDRLDAARTVFEQALSRNEHEDTIYLKLVELHFLMDDLEQAKNYLKHLFALDEQHEQGKEWQARLYDSRLN